A single window of Cydia splendana chromosome 13, ilCydSple1.2, whole genome shotgun sequence DNA harbors:
- the LOC134796401 gene encoding peroxisomal membrane protein PEX14 isoform X1, which yields MSADALVNAASDVRENLVTTAINFLKNPNVNRCTMESKERFLRAKGLTDLEIARAVEKCGELLDGPSLTSELMFFQHSRQSWFREHILPLVVYGGFAYGCYWLYKNCIRHILFVEEPKRKTTTECLEEVRKSLDILNTSMTSLRGEMQASAQSSLRTQLDGLKADIASVKGILLNRNQFPSVKTRSEPPSIPAWQRQSEEATSTEVAVEDKKPHRSRSQRSESGGSNSSEGEQATKNSDSSLEIIT from the exons ATGTCGGCAGATGCTTTAGTAAACGCGGCATCAGATGTTCGGGAGAATTTG GTAACAACTGCAATAAATTTCCTTAAAAACCCAAATGTGAACCGATGCACCATGGAAAGCAAGGAGCGGTTTCTCCGTGCCAAAGGTCTCACAGACTTGGAGATAGCCAGGGCTGTTGAGAAATGTGGAGAGTTGTTAGACGGACCTTCGTTGACCTCAGAGTTGATGTTCTTCCAGCACTCAAGGCAGTCATGGTTTAGAGAACATATCCTACCTTTAGTGGTGTATGGGGGGTTTGCATATGGTTGCTACTGGCTGTATAAG AACTGTATACGTCACATCCTATTCGTCGAGGAGCCGAAACGCAAAACTACGACGGAATGTCTCGAGGAAGTCCGCAAATCCCTGGACATACTGAACACGAGTATGACGTCACTGCGTGGGGAGATGCAGGCGTCGGCACAGAGCTCTTTACGGACGCAACTGGATGGGCTGAAGGCAGACATCGCTTCGGTTAAAGGAATACTTTTGAATAG GAACCAATTCCCATCAGTAAAGACCCGGTCCGAGCCGCCATCTATCCCGGCCTGGCAGCGTCAGTCCGAAGAAGCCACGTCCACCGAAGTGGCCGTTGAGGACAAGAAGCCCCATAGGAGCCGCAGCCAACGCTCCGAGTCCGGCGGTTCTAACTCTAGTGAGGGGGAGCAGGCGACTAAGAACAGCGACAGCAGTTTGGAGATCAT cacATGA
- the LOC134796401 gene encoding peroxisomal membrane protein PEX14 isoform X2, whose translation MSADALVNAASDVRENLVTTAINFLKNPNVNRCTMESKERFLRAKGLTDLEIARAVEKCGELLDGPSLTSELMFFQHSRQSWFREHILPLVVYGGFAYGCYWLYKNCIRHILFVEEPKRKTTTECLEEVRKSLDILNTSMTSLRGEMQASAQSSLRTQLDGLKADIASVKGILLNRNQFPSVKTRSEPPSIPAWQRQSEEATSTEVAVEDKKPHRSRSQRSESGGSNSSEGEQATKNSDSSLEIM comes from the exons ATGTCGGCAGATGCTTTAGTAAACGCGGCATCAGATGTTCGGGAGAATTTG GTAACAACTGCAATAAATTTCCTTAAAAACCCAAATGTGAACCGATGCACCATGGAAAGCAAGGAGCGGTTTCTCCGTGCCAAAGGTCTCACAGACTTGGAGATAGCCAGGGCTGTTGAGAAATGTGGAGAGTTGTTAGACGGACCTTCGTTGACCTCAGAGTTGATGTTCTTCCAGCACTCAAGGCAGTCATGGTTTAGAGAACATATCCTACCTTTAGTGGTGTATGGGGGGTTTGCATATGGTTGCTACTGGCTGTATAAG AACTGTATACGTCACATCCTATTCGTCGAGGAGCCGAAACGCAAAACTACGACGGAATGTCTCGAGGAAGTCCGCAAATCCCTGGACATACTGAACACGAGTATGACGTCACTGCGTGGGGAGATGCAGGCGTCGGCACAGAGCTCTTTACGGACGCAACTGGATGGGCTGAAGGCAGACATCGCTTCGGTTAAAGGAATACTTTTGAATAG GAACCAATTCCCATCAGTAAAGACCCGGTCCGAGCCGCCATCTATCCCGGCCTGGCAGCGTCAGTCCGAAGAAGCCACGTCCACCGAAGTGGCCGTTGAGGACAAGAAGCCCCATAGGAGCCGCAGCCAACGCTCCGAGTCCGGCGGTTCTAACTCTAGTGAGGGGGAGCAGGCGACTAAGAACAGCGACAGCAGTTTGGAGATCATGTGA